One region of Ahniella affigens genomic DNA includes:
- a CDS encoding site-2 protease family protein — MMTFLFVLFLWIFSVCLHEFAHAAVAYRGGDHTVRDKGYLSLNPMNYLHPVNSVLFPVLILIMGGIGLPGAAVYIERHRLRSREWESAVSLAGPAANLILLAVLALAFKVPGVASHPIAPALAFLGLLQASAILINLLPIPGLDGYGAISPYLPPALRAKMDQFAAYGILILLGITLFGPTARILFGLVYLLTSLFGIPGWLIGIGYDQFTFWK, encoded by the coding sequence GTGATGACGTTTCTGTTTGTCCTGTTTCTGTGGATCTTCTCGGTCTGTCTCCACGAATTCGCCCATGCCGCCGTCGCCTATCGCGGCGGCGACCATACAGTGCGCGACAAGGGCTACCTCAGCCTGAATCCGATGAACTACCTGCATCCGGTGAACTCAGTTCTGTTTCCGGTTCTGATTCTGATCATGGGCGGCATCGGGTTGCCCGGTGCGGCCGTCTATATCGAGCGGCATCGACTCCGAAGTCGCGAATGGGAATCGGCGGTGTCGCTGGCGGGTCCGGCGGCCAATCTGATCCTCCTCGCGGTGCTCGCTCTGGCCTTCAAGGTCCCGGGTGTCGCCAGTCATCCGATCGCGCCTGCTCTGGCCTTCCTGGGGCTGTTGCAAGCAAGCGCGATACTGATCAATCTGCTGCCAATTCCGGGCCTCGATGGTTATGGCGCGATCTCACCGTACCTGCCGCCCGCGCTGCGCGCGAAGATGGACCAGTTCGCCGCGTACGGCATTCTGATCCTGCTCGGCATCACGCTATTCGGGCCGACAGCCCGCATCTTGTTTGGCTTGGTTTACCTGTTGACTAGCTTGTTTGGTATCCCCGGCTGGCTGATCGGGATTGGCTATGATCAGTTTACGTTCTGGAAGTGA
- a CDS encoding DUF192 domain-containing protein: MTRPGLKLPMIAMLLALVSGCANLPTVTLKGQAYSVELALNDADRAHGLMFRTSMADDHGMLFVFPNESPRSFWMKNTKIPLDILYFDADARFVSGQFNVPTCAGGDRCPSYPSDGPAKYVLELNAGVGKRLDLRAGDVLAIPPGIKSED, from the coding sequence ATGACGCGCCCCGGACTCAAACTTCCGATGATTGCAATGCTGCTGGCGCTAGTCAGCGGCTGCGCCAACCTCCCGACGGTGACACTGAAGGGTCAGGCGTATTCGGTCGAACTCGCGCTCAATGATGCGGACCGGGCGCACGGCCTGATGTTTCGCACGAGCATGGCCGACGATCATGGCATGCTGTTCGTCTTCCCGAATGAGTCACCACGGTCGTTCTGGATGAAGAACACCAAGATCCCACTCGACATCCTCTACTTTGACGCAGACGCCCGATTCGTCAGTGGCCAATTTAACGTGCCCACGTGCGCAGGCGGTGATCGGTGTCCCAGCTATCCGAGCGATGGGCCGGCGAAGTATGTGCTCGAACTGAATGCAGGCGTTGGCAAACGACTCGATCTCCGAGCTGGCGACGTTCTGGCGATCCCGCCCGGCATCAAGTCTGAGGATTGA
- a CDS encoding PilZ domain-containing protein: MAEFFDDRRQEPRFDTVGEGEVEINGQRVRGSLIDLSINGLKMQKPIGFGAPDGSRFKMNLVLPEQAPFAAEVMLVRTNPDTIGVEFMDMPPRDFACLTQLIERFQTLRAHAMMQVADTEAPAAEPSP, encoded by the coding sequence ATGGCAGAGTTTTTTGACGATCGGCGGCAGGAGCCCCGATTCGACACAGTTGGTGAAGGTGAGGTCGAAATCAACGGGCAACGCGTTCGCGGCAGCTTGATCGACTTGTCGATCAACGGCCTGAAAATGCAAAAACCGATTGGATTCGGCGCCCCGGACGGCAGTCGGTTCAAGATGAACCTCGTGTTGCCTGAACAGGCGCCGTTCGCGGCCGAGGTCATGCTGGTTCGGACCAATCCCGACACCATTGGTGTGGAATTCATGGACATGCCGCCGCGCGATTTCGCTTGCCTGACGCAACTGATCGAACGCTTTCAGACCCTCCGTGCACACGCGATGATGCAAGTGGCCGACACCGAAGCACCCGCCGCGGAGCCAAGCCCATGA
- a CDS encoding serine/threonine-protein kinase — protein MIEIPGYRVIKQLGRGGMATVYLALQESVDREVALKVMSPALMVDPNFGERFLREARIAAKLHHRHVVGVHDVGKHNDIHYIAMEYLPGGSLRIEDKKPLEATFVLRIVREIATALGYAHSKGFVHRDVKPDNILLADDGSAALTDFGIARASDSATRMTRTGSVIGTPYYMSPEQARGRPLDGRADLYSLGVVLYEMLTGGVPYLADDPLAIGIMHITEPVPRLPPILQPLQGLLDRMMAKLPEERFQSGEEIAEIIREIELDIAEGQFPQIAVPSDNYRRKVLAEHSRTQRLQGAVATPAPDNRNMRSEPSLGRVDEVMTADRRSRGQQPVARAVPDRGGRPLWPLVLVVGVVLLGIVAILFREPLGALLSPGDVAENLAKADAAILANRLYEGEDNALSLFQRVVAVDPDNSKAKEGIRNVATAMLQRANDRISAGDFIVARKLLVQAKELLGGGVEIEQLESHLNEKEAAAQNIEQLMVRAQAALVEKRLTGVDGALDLFSRISEADAANMDAVKGMKEALNAVANEAEAAIEQKDYSKASQLADEIVRFSPNYASLADLRARISNGQSDVFESLESDLRQAEQLIAERAFYQPANNNALSLLRSVLTRDPGNLRAKNDIAKIATELLKDARAFLDKGDVDGAKRLMQKAEELGATGTELKKLKSDLRESVERIEIQSKQKVLTISEMQDIDRLLADAERLTNSGNLIEPVAENANDKLRRVLAIDRNNAKAKAALAALPAKAKVLFEQALAGERLNAAYSYLDTVLYLASSDPTGPDMRTRLAVAYVEQARTKMAEGQREAARAAYERAKNLEPDVPGMAELATQFAGQ, from the coding sequence GTGATCGAAATTCCAGGCTACCGAGTAATTAAGCAGCTGGGCCGTGGCGGCATGGCGACGGTGTACCTCGCCTTGCAGGAATCCGTGGACCGGGAGGTGGCTCTCAAAGTCATGTCGCCGGCCCTGATGGTCGACCCGAATTTTGGCGAGCGGTTCCTTCGGGAAGCGCGCATTGCGGCGAAGCTGCATCATCGTCATGTGGTGGGCGTCCATGATGTCGGCAAGCACAATGACATTCACTACATCGCCATGGAGTACCTGCCCGGCGGCTCGCTTCGGATCGAAGACAAGAAGCCGCTGGAGGCAACCTTTGTGCTCCGCATTGTCCGCGAGATCGCCACGGCGCTCGGCTATGCGCACAGCAAAGGGTTCGTGCATCGCGATGTCAAACCGGACAATATCCTGCTGGCCGATGACGGCTCCGCGGCGCTGACTGACTTCGGCATTGCGCGCGCCAGCGACTCGGCCACGCGCATGACCCGCACCGGCTCAGTGATTGGCACGCCTTACTACATGAGCCCGGAGCAGGCCCGTGGTCGTCCCTTGGACGGTCGGGCCGATCTTTACTCGTTGGGAGTAGTGCTGTACGAAATGCTGACGGGCGGCGTGCCGTATCTGGCTGATGACCCGTTGGCCATTGGCATCATGCATATCACGGAGCCCGTGCCACGCCTGCCGCCAATCCTGCAGCCGCTGCAAGGCTTGCTGGATCGGATGATGGCCAAGCTGCCCGAGGAGCGCTTCCAATCAGGCGAAGAGATCGCCGAGATCATTCGCGAGATTGAACTCGATATCGCCGAAGGGCAATTCCCGCAGATTGCGGTGCCGAGCGACAACTATCGGCGCAAAGTGCTGGCTGAGCATTCCCGCACGCAACGACTGCAGGGCGCTGTTGCGACGCCAGCGCCTGACAACCGTAACATGCGTTCGGAGCCGTCGCTCGGTCGCGTTGATGAGGTAATGACCGCCGACCGTCGGTCGCGCGGCCAGCAGCCCGTGGCCCGGGCGGTTCCGGATCGCGGTGGTCGGCCACTGTGGCCGTTGGTCTTGGTAGTCGGTGTCGTGCTGCTCGGAATCGTGGCGATTCTGTTTCGCGAGCCGCTCGGCGCATTGCTGTCGCCCGGCGACGTCGCCGAGAATCTGGCCAAGGCCGATGCGGCCATTTTGGCAAACCGGCTTTATGAAGGTGAGGACAACGCGCTGAGTCTCTTTCAACGGGTCGTAGCCGTTGATCCCGACAATTCCAAAGCGAAGGAAGGCATTCGCAATGTCGCGACCGCCATGTTGCAGCGGGCCAATGACCGAATCAGCGCAGGCGATTTCATCGTCGCGCGGAAGCTCTTGGTGCAGGCGAAAGAACTGCTTGGCGGTGGCGTTGAGATCGAACAGCTCGAATCGCATCTGAACGAAAAGGAAGCTGCGGCTCAGAACATCGAACAACTGATGGTGCGTGCGCAGGCCGCGTTGGTCGAGAAGCGTCTGACGGGGGTCGACGGTGCGCTTGATCTGTTCAGCCGAATCAGCGAAGCCGATGCCGCGAACATGGATGCCGTCAAAGGCATGAAAGAGGCCTTGAACGCAGTCGCCAATGAGGCCGAAGCAGCGATCGAACAGAAAGATTATTCGAAGGCCTCCCAACTTGCCGACGAGATTGTTCGGTTTAGCCCGAATTATGCGAGCCTGGCCGATCTTCGCGCACGCATCTCGAATGGCCAGTCGGACGTCTTTGAGTCGCTTGAATCGGACCTTCGTCAAGCCGAGCAGTTGATCGCCGAACGCGCCTTCTACCAGCCTGCCAACAACAATGCGCTGTCGCTGCTGCGTTCGGTTCTGACGCGCGACCCTGGCAATCTGCGTGCCAAGAATGACATTGCCAAGATCGCGACCGAGTTGCTGAAAGACGCACGCGCGTTTCTCGACAAGGGCGATGTGGACGGTGCCAAGCGGTTGATGCAGAAGGCCGAGGAACTTGGCGCGACGGGAACCGAGCTGAAAAAGTTGAAGTCGGATCTACGCGAATCGGTTGAACGGATCGAGATTCAGTCCAAACAGAAAGTGCTGACGATCAGCGAGATGCAAGACATCGATCGCTTGCTTGCCGATGCCGAGCGCCTGACCAACTCGGGCAACCTCATCGAGCCAGTCGCTGAGAATGCCAACGACAAGCTGCGGCGTGTCCTCGCGATCGATCGCAACAACGCCAAGGCCAAAGCAGCGCTGGCGGCTTTGCCAGCCAAGGCCAAAGTGCTGTTCGAGCAGGCGCTAGCCGGCGAGCGCCTGAACGCCGCCTACAGCTACCTCGACACAGTGCTGTATCTGGCATCGTCTGACCCAACCGGGCCGGATATGCGAACGCGCCTGGCGGTGGCTTATGTGGAGCAGGCCCGGACCAAGATGGCCGAAGGCCAGCGCGAAGCTGCCCGCGCGGCGTATGAGCGCGCGAAGAATCTTGAGCCCGACGTGCCCGGCATGGCAGAGCTGGCCACCCAGTTCGCCGGCCAATGA
- a CDS encoding M28 family metallopeptidase codes for MTVRHRFWVVCLLVLAVSACQDDVPTARVASVAERAVEADVRFLADDLLEGRDTGSRGHEIASRYVAAQFQAMGLVPAGDDGTYFQRLDLLQAVRVREQSRFELVAPGNKKRRLKFQDDYLPGLTFEQAAIELTAPMVFVGQAVQAPELEYDDFAGVDVHGKIAVSFGNAPASFPGDERAYYASTLTKAETLVRLGAVGWIQLSDPADEERRPWARGAANWQQPSMRLVEPDGNVLDTFPELKVRASVSPAASALLFGEAERSWTDVLESHQRGENRAMDLNLRVTLASRQVLTRLSSHNVVARLPGSGPLADQHVALTSHLDHIGIGAEIAGDSLYNGAQDNAVGIAILLETARQAASLPTLRRSLVFVATTGEEKGLLGAHQFARHPTVGRVIANLNMDMPVLLVPTKDVTPIGLEHTSLASAVKQAAKEQGVVLSPDPAPDENTFVRSDQYAFIRRGIPSVYVDGGYVAVDPKHDAKALQQEFLRTHYHQPSDDLRLPVVWSDAARMARLNARIVELVANNPVNPRWKDGDFFGRRFGGGR; via the coding sequence ATGACCGTGCGGCATCGGTTCTGGGTAGTCTGCCTGCTGGTGCTTGCGGTATCGGCTTGCCAGGACGATGTGCCAACAGCGCGCGTTGCGTCCGTCGCCGAACGTGCAGTCGAAGCGGATGTCCGCTTTTTGGCTGACGATCTGCTGGAGGGGCGGGATACTGGCAGCCGTGGTCACGAAATTGCTTCGCGTTATGTGGCTGCGCAGTTTCAGGCCATGGGGTTGGTGCCTGCCGGAGATGACGGAACCTACTTTCAGCGGCTTGATCTGTTACAAGCGGTCCGCGTCCGTGAGCAATCGCGATTCGAACTGGTCGCGCCGGGCAACAAGAAGCGGCGCCTGAAGTTTCAAGATGACTATCTGCCTGGGTTGACATTCGAACAGGCGGCGATCGAATTGACGGCGCCGATGGTGTTTGTGGGGCAGGCGGTGCAGGCGCCCGAACTGGAGTACGATGATTTCGCTGGCGTCGATGTGCACGGCAAGATTGCGGTCTCGTTCGGTAACGCGCCGGCGTCGTTTCCTGGCGATGAGCGCGCTTACTACGCGTCTACATTGACCAAAGCCGAGACTCTGGTGCGGCTTGGCGCGGTGGGCTGGATTCAATTGTCCGATCCAGCCGATGAGGAACGACGCCCTTGGGCCCGCGGCGCGGCAAATTGGCAGCAGCCCAGCATGCGTCTGGTTGAGCCCGATGGCAATGTGCTCGATACGTTTCCGGAACTGAAAGTGCGGGCCTCGGTCAGCCCCGCTGCAAGCGCCTTGCTGTTTGGTGAGGCCGAGCGTAGTTGGACCGACGTGTTGGAGAGCCACCAACGCGGCGAGAACCGCGCGATGGACCTGAATTTGCGCGTGACCCTTGCCAGTCGGCAGGTACTGACCCGGCTGAGCAGCCACAACGTCGTGGCGCGTCTGCCTGGTTCTGGGCCGTTGGCTGATCAGCATGTGGCGCTGACCTCGCATCTGGATCACATTGGTATCGGTGCCGAAATTGCCGGCGATTCGCTGTACAACGGCGCGCAGGATAACGCGGTGGGGATTGCGATCCTACTCGAGACGGCGCGTCAGGCCGCGAGCTTGCCCACGCTTCGGCGCTCGTTGGTGTTTGTTGCCACCACGGGCGAAGAAAAGGGATTGCTCGGCGCGCATCAGTTTGCGCGGCATCCAACCGTGGGCCGGGTGATTGCGAATCTGAACATGGACATGCCGGTTCTGCTCGTGCCAACCAAGGACGTGACGCCGATCGGGCTTGAGCACACCAGTCTGGCGAGCGCCGTAAAGCAAGCGGCGAAAGAGCAGGGCGTCGTTCTATCGCCCGACCCTGCGCCCGACGAAAACACGTTTGTACGTTCGGATCAGTATGCGTTCATCCGGCGTGGGATTCCTTCGGTTTATGTCGATGGTGGATACGTCGCAGTCGACCCAAAGCACGATGCCAAAGCGCTACAGCAGGAGTTTCTGCGCACGCACTATCACCAACCGTCCGACGACCTGCGTTTGCCGGTGGTGTGGTCGGATGCAGCGCGCATGGCGCGGTTGAATGCCCGCATCGTCGAGTTGGTCGCTAACAATCCGGTCAATCCGCGGTGGAAGGACGGCGACTTTTTCGGGCGTCGGTTTGGCGGCGGGCGCTGA
- a CDS encoding tetratricopeptide repeat protein, giving the protein MRNMLACVLICAAHVISASEPDPDPWIAWRAEIQTDPAAAEQRFASELAGMPESSEPTLARTIVEIKLLSAQIAQGNDQDAELSRLASLADQAALLGDLRAAMQAWRECSRRYFVRGDYVRAQSAAQHLLDMARRLGARKDEAQALNDLGVLAKRRGDIRMAIVHYENALGIRRTIADESGTAQTLGNLALIEKNRGSLLQALKYQREAHRIRERLAQGPLLANSHDSLGLIYLAMNDAEEAEREFRAALAVGDTPKNQDNISNSRNNLALALMKQGRVDEAEAAARQVYDYAVARDRRPMLTSAATTLASILRRRGELRDAGQLAKDALEIGREVGDSKEIIEPLLERAEWQLASSNANAAAVDLSEAMTLARRDQLRLLEYQALELQSRIQFAQGDSSAAFKTRQDYEQMGQELLGADTLRQMAALLSEEAFAHASDAQSKEVTQVRAGPGLGVVMLVFLSGLVLGLLQRRR; this is encoded by the coding sequence ATGCGGAATATGCTCGCCTGCGTGTTGATCTGTGCGGCACACGTCATCAGCGCGTCGGAACCAGATCCTGATCCTTGGATTGCCTGGCGCGCTGAAATTCAGACCGACCCGGCTGCGGCCGAACAGCGATTCGCGAGCGAACTCGCCGGAATGCCGGAATCGTCCGAGCCGACGCTGGCGCGTACGATTGTTGAGATCAAACTGCTGTCAGCACAAATTGCGCAGGGCAACGATCAGGATGCCGAGCTGTCTCGGCTTGCATCGCTCGCGGATCAAGCAGCGCTGCTTGGCGATCTGCGCGCCGCCATGCAGGCCTGGCGGGAGTGCAGCCGTCGCTACTTTGTTCGCGGAGACTACGTTCGTGCGCAGTCTGCGGCGCAGCACTTGCTCGACATGGCACGGCGGTTAGGTGCCCGCAAGGACGAAGCGCAAGCGCTGAATGACTTGGGCGTGCTCGCCAAACGCCGGGGTGACATCCGCATGGCGATCGTTCACTATGAAAACGCGCTGGGTATTCGCCGCACCATTGCCGATGAGTCTGGCACCGCGCAGACGCTCGGCAACCTGGCGCTGATTGAGAAGAATCGCGGTTCCTTGTTACAAGCGCTCAAGTATCAGCGCGAAGCCCATCGCATTCGCGAGCGACTTGCGCAGGGACCGCTGTTGGCGAACTCCCATGATTCGCTCGGCCTGATCTATCTCGCGATGAACGACGCCGAAGAAGCCGAGCGCGAATTTCGCGCCGCGCTGGCAGTTGGGGACACGCCCAAGAATCAGGACAACATCAGCAATTCCCGAAACAATCTCGCACTGGCACTAATGAAGCAGGGGCGCGTGGATGAAGCGGAGGCAGCGGCGAGGCAAGTTTATGATTATGCCGTTGCCCGTGATCGACGACCCATGCTTACGTCCGCCGCAACGACGTTAGCCAGCATTCTGCGACGCCGAGGGGAGTTGCGGGATGCCGGTCAGCTCGCGAAGGATGCTTTAGAAATTGGGCGCGAAGTCGGCGACAGCAAAGAGATCATCGAACCATTGCTGGAGCGCGCGGAATGGCAATTGGCCAGTAGCAATGCGAATGCCGCCGCCGTCGACCTGAGCGAAGCGATGACCCTCGCTCGCCGCGACCAGCTACGTTTGCTCGAATACCAGGCGCTGGAACTGCAATCGCGCATTCAGTTCGCGCAAGGCGATTCGTCGGCAGCATTCAAGACGCGCCAGGATTATGAGCAAATGGGGCAGGAATTGCTAGGCGCCGATACGCTGCGGCAGATGGCCGCGCTGCTGAGCGAAGAGGCTTTTGCACATGCATCTGACGCGCAATCGAAAGAAGTGACGCAGGTCAGAGCGGGCCCTGGCTTGGGCGTGGTGATGCTTGTATTCCTCTCTGGATTGGTGCTCGGATTGTTGCAGCGACGACGCTGA